One Natrinema marinum genomic window carries:
- a CDS encoding site-2 protease family protein: MDYGSFALVSPPAIYGSEVLTWVLLGLALYWGAVVALQNADLLPDYVGTQGPILTFHTKRGRKLLDRLARPKRFWRAWSNLGVGIALVVMVGMFVFLLQASMNALSSPQPATSAVRQPRNILVIPGVNDFLPLSATPGIVFGLLVGLVVHEGGHGLLCRVEDIEIDSMGIAMLAILPVGAFVEPDQESSKTASRGGQTRMFAAGVTNNFAVTLLAFALLFGPIVGAIAVAPGAAVGGVAPDSPAAEAGIQPNDRITAINGTAVEGNEEFPERVETVDGERMAVELNGEETVTVDRALSVTAAMDDGPTGLSAGDKILAVGGQSIATEQGFFDAVGDEGRVTLTIEPTDGGERVERTVPIGAAVSVVEDEPLEAETGPTDETFVITRFEGERVYSYERLSSLLEETEPGQEATVAGYFGEERRTYTVTLDENPRTGSGFLGIRAHPGTSGVAVSDIGVQLYPAGDYLALLGGSGDSPFGPVTDTFLGQIGVALFLPILGVIDLLPFNFAGFTGGVQNFYAVQGPLGVFGDGVVFFAANLLFWTGWINVQLGFFNCIPAFPLDGGHILRTSTEAIVSRLPIDATRGMVRVVTTTVGVTMLVSFLLMLFGPQLFGG; encoded by the coding sequence ATGGACTACGGTTCCTTCGCCCTCGTCTCACCCCCCGCGATCTACGGTTCGGAGGTCCTCACCTGGGTGTTGCTCGGCCTCGCGCTCTACTGGGGCGCCGTCGTCGCGCTCCAGAACGCGGACCTGCTGCCCGACTACGTCGGCACGCAGGGCCCGATTCTCACGTTCCACACGAAACGCGGCCGGAAGCTGCTCGACAGGCTCGCTCGCCCGAAGCGGTTCTGGCGGGCGTGGTCAAACCTCGGCGTCGGCATCGCGCTGGTCGTGATGGTCGGCATGTTCGTGTTCCTCCTCCAGGCGTCGATGAACGCGCTCTCGTCTCCCCAGCCGGCGACCTCGGCGGTCCGCCAGCCGCGCAACATCCTCGTTATTCCCGGTGTCAACGACTTCCTGCCGCTGTCGGCCACACCGGGAATCGTCTTCGGACTGCTCGTCGGGCTCGTCGTCCACGAGGGCGGCCACGGGCTGCTCTGTCGTGTCGAGGACATCGAGATCGACTCGATGGGGATCGCGATGCTGGCGATCCTCCCCGTCGGCGCGTTCGTCGAGCCCGACCAGGAGAGCAGCAAGACGGCTTCCCGAGGCGGCCAGACGCGGATGTTCGCCGCCGGCGTCACCAACAACTTCGCGGTGACACTCCTCGCGTTCGCCCTGCTGTTCGGGCCGATCGTCGGCGCGATCGCCGTCGCACCCGGGGCCGCCGTCGGCGGGGTCGCACCCGATTCGCCCGCCGCAGAGGCCGGCATTCAGCCCAACGATCGCATCACGGCGATCAACGGCACCGCCGTCGAAGGCAACGAGGAGTTCCCGGAACGAGTCGAAACCGTCGACGGCGAGCGGATGGCCGTCGAACTCAACGGCGAGGAGACGGTAACCGTCGACCGGGCACTGTCCGTGACCGCGGCAATGGACGACGGACCGACGGGGCTCTCGGCCGGTGACAAGATCCTCGCAGTTGGCGGCCAGTCGATCGCGACGGAACAGGGCTTCTTCGACGCCGTCGGCGACGAAGGGCGGGTTACGCTAACGATCGAACCCACCGACGGCGGCGAGCGCGTCGAGCGTACGGTCCCGATCGGCGCCGCGGTCTCGGTCGTCGAAGACGAGCCACTCGAGGCCGAAACCGGTCCGACCGACGAGACGTTCGTCATCACCCGGTTCGAGGGCGAGCGGGTCTACAGCTACGAGCGGCTCAGCTCGCTGCTCGAGGAGACCGAGCCCGGTCAGGAGGCCACCGTGGCGGGCTACTTCGGCGAGGAACGGCGGACGTACACCGTGACGCTCGACGAAAACCCACGGACCGGCAGCGGCTTCCTCGGGATTCGAGCGCATCCGGGAACCTCGGGGGTCGCGGTCAGCGACATCGGTGTCCAGCTCTATCCGGCGGGCGACTATCTGGCGCTGCTGGGCGGGAGCGGCGACTCGCCCTTTGGCCCCGTCACCGACACGTTCCTCGGTCAGATCGGTGTCGCGCTGTTCCTGCCGATCCTCGGCGTGATCGACCTGCTGCCGTTTAATTTCGCCGGCTTCACCGGCGGGGTGCAGAACTTCTACGCGGTGCAAGGCCCCCTCGGCGTCTTCGGCGACGGGGTCGTCTTCTTCGCCGCGAACCTGCTGTTCTGGACCGGCTGGATCAACGTTCAGCTCGGCTTCTTCAACTGCATTCCGGCGTTTCCCCTCGACGGCGGGCACATCCTCCGGACCAGCACCGAGGCGATCGTCTCCCGGCTCCCGATCGACGCGACGCGCGGGATGGTCCGCGTGGTGACGACGACGGTCGGGGTGACGATGCTCGTGAGCTTCCTCCTCATGCTGTTCGGCCCGCAACTGTTTGGCGGCTGA
- a CDS encoding PadR family transcriptional regulator translates to MRKSGPPKGLIAYFVLELLEEKPRYGYEILKEIREISGGHWEPSYGSVYPILYKFEEKGWAERIERADEPDRKYFELTDEGHAELAERRESGCEKASDFADVILGFFHVYAAFSTDDRFEIPETEGEWRFDEEFSRWVVEQVVRHHEHYFDTEFERLEETPAEFYERHGIDPDES, encoded by the coding sequence ATGCGGAAAAGTGGGCCGCCGAAAGGACTCATCGCCTACTTCGTCCTCGAGTTGCTCGAGGAGAAGCCGCGATACGGCTACGAGATCTTGAAGGAGATCCGTGAGATCAGCGGCGGCCACTGGGAGCCGTCGTACGGCTCGGTCTATCCGATCCTCTACAAGTTCGAGGAGAAGGGGTGGGCCGAGCGCATCGAGCGCGCGGACGAGCCCGATCGGAAGTACTTCGAACTTACCGACGAGGGCCACGCCGAACTCGCCGAGCGCCGCGAGAGCGGCTGTGAGAAGGCCAGCGACTTCGCTGACGTCATCCTCGGGTTCTTCCACGTCTACGCGGCGTTCTCGACGGACGATCGCTTCGAAATCCCCGAGACGGAAGGCGAGTGGCGCTTCGACGAGGAGTTCAGCCGCTGGGTCGTCGAACAGGTCGTACGCCACCACGAACACTACTTCGACACCGAGTTCGAACGGCTCGAGGAGACCCCGGCGGAGTTCTACGAGCGCCACGGCATCGATCCCGACGAGTCGTAG
- a CDS encoding heme-binding protein has protein sequence MERRQPPQTEEGWYVLHDFRSIDWDAWRDAPERRRSQAIEEGIDYLASCEAVDDADAGESATFAVLGHKADLLVLHLRPTLGDIDTLERRFEHTALAEFTERADSYLSVTEVSGYMSQDYFEDGETADTGIAQYIESRLKPELPDSEFLSFYPMSKRRGPDHNWYELPFDERADYLSNHGEIGKDYAGRVTQIISGSVGLDDFEWGITLFGDDPTDVKELLYEMRFDPSSSRFAEFGRFLSARRFPPEDLGAFLAGERVPQDGDGSDHPHAHGGESAGHHHGSGDHHGDSSSGGHPHDDEDDDDEDVRSELEEMGVYAGQPHGEDVHAVVLYSAADPDELFEEVDGLRGNFDHYDTHVKTAVYESRAEDAETAIVSLWDTDRAANTAAGFLADLPEIVRQAGDNDDDSWGTMGMFYTVKPEHRSDFTGTFEDAAGLLAEMDGHRKTDLLVNREDENDMFIASRWDSREDAMQFFRSDAFSEAVEFGRDVLADRPRHVFLA, from the coding sequence ATGGAACGACGGCAGCCGCCACAGACCGAGGAAGGCTGGTACGTCCTGCACGATTTCCGGTCGATCGACTGGGACGCCTGGCGAGACGCCCCCGAGCGTCGGCGCTCGCAGGCGATCGAAGAGGGCATCGACTATCTCGCGTCTTGCGAGGCCGTCGACGACGCCGACGCGGGCGAGTCCGCGACGTTCGCGGTGCTCGGACACAAAGCGGACCTGCTCGTCCTCCACCTGCGGCCGACGCTCGGCGACATCGACACGCTCGAGCGGCGGTTCGAACACACCGCGCTCGCGGAGTTCACCGAGCGGGCAGACTCCTACCTCTCGGTGACCGAGGTCTCGGGCTACATGTCCCAGGACTACTTCGAGGACGGCGAGACCGCCGATACCGGGATTGCACAGTACATCGAGTCCCGACTCAAACCCGAACTGCCCGACAGCGAGTTCCTGAGCTTCTACCCGATGAGCAAGCGGCGGGGTCCCGACCACAACTGGTACGAACTGCCCTTCGACGAGCGCGCGGACTACCTCTCGAACCACGGCGAGATCGGCAAGGACTACGCCGGCCGCGTCACGCAGATCATCTCCGGCAGCGTCGGCCTCGACGACTTCGAGTGGGGGATCACCCTGTTCGGCGACGACCCCACCGACGTGAAGGAACTGCTCTACGAGATGCGCTTCGACCCCTCGAGTTCCCGCTTCGCCGAGTTCGGGCGGTTCCTCTCGGCGCGTCGGTTCCCGCCCGAAGACCTCGGCGCGTTCCTCGCGGGCGAGCGCGTCCCGCAGGACGGCGACGGCAGCGACCATCCCCACGCCCACGGCGGCGAGTCCGCGGGCCATCATCACGGTTCCGGGGACCACCACGGCGACTCGAGTTCGGGCGGCCACCCCCACGACGACGAGGACGACGACGACGAAGACGTCCGCAGCGAACTCGAGGAGATGGGCGTCTACGCGGGCCAACCCCACGGCGAGGACGTCCACGCGGTCGTCCTCTACTCCGCGGCCGACCCCGACGAGCTGTTCGAGGAGGTCGACGGGCTGCGAGGGAACTTCGACCACTACGATACGCACGTGAAGACCGCGGTCTACGAGTCTCGAGCGGAGGATGCCGAGACGGCCATCGTCAGCCTCTGGGACACCGACCGCGCCGCGAACACGGCCGCCGGCTTCCTCGCGGATCTCCCCGAGATCGTCCGGCAAGCGGGAGATAACGATGACGACTCGTGGGGGACGATGGGGATGTTCTACACGGTCAAGCCAGAGCACCGCAGCGACTTCACCGGCACCTTCGAGGACGCCGCCGGCCTGCTGGCGGAGATGGACGGCCACCGCAAGACCGACCTGCTGGTCAACCGCGAGGACGAAAACGACAT